A region of Pempheris klunzingeri isolate RE-2024b chromosome 15, fPemKlu1.hap1, whole genome shotgun sequence DNA encodes the following proteins:
- the sft2d3 gene encoding vesicle transport protein SFT2C: protein MAELNRQLQEYLAQSKGSGAKTISQSSSSTTVDVDDQQPVPGSWFGRWSSPWSGSRGGSPSGQSSGGNGFSWPWSAEPDPCLPGMSRRQRLLVSAVCGSFSALCFGLSALYAPLLLLYARKFAVLWSLGSLFAIAAAAVLRGPSRLAAGLPTSPGAAVYLCALGGTLYAALSLHSTVLTALGAALQVTVIVGYVVSLLPGGSAGIRFMGGMAASAIKRTVTGKTMPI, encoded by the coding sequence ATGGCGGAACTGAACCGACAGCTCCAGGAGTATCTGGCCCAGTCCAAAGGCAGCGGAGCGAAGACCATCTCGCAGTCCAGCTCCAGTACCACGGTGGACGTGGACGACCAGCAGCCGGTTCCCGGGAGCTGGTTCGGGCGGTGGTCGAGCCCGTGGTCCGGGAGCCGTGGCGGCAGTCCGTCCGGTCAGAGCTCCGGCGGAAACGGCTTCTCCTGGCCGTGGTCGGCGGAGCCGGACCCCTGCCTGCCGGGCATGAGCCGCCGGCAGCGGCTGCTGGTCTCCGCCGTGTGCGGCTCGTTTTCCGCGCTGTGCTTCGGACTGTCGGCGCTGTACgccccgctgctgctgctctacgcCCGCAAGTTCGCGGTGCTCTGGTCGCTCGGGTCGCTGTTCGCCATCGCGGCAGCGGCGGTGCTGCGCGGCCCCAGCAGACTGGCCGCCGGCCTGCCCACCTCTCCCGGAGCGGCCGTGTACCTGTGCGCCCTCGGGGGGACTCTGTACGCGGCGCTGAGCCTCCACAGCACCGTGCTGACCGCGCTGGGAGCCGCCCTGCAGGTCACCGTCATCGTCGGCTACGTGGTGTCGCTGCTACCCGGGGGGAGCGCCGGGATCCGCTTCATGGGAGGGATGGCAGCGTCCGCCATCAAAAGGACCGTCACCGGGAAAACCATGCCGATCTGA
- the LOC139214713 gene encoding dual specificity protein phosphatase 18, translating to MSVSQITPTLFLSGADAPLNAALVSQKGITLIVNATLSHACPAYPGVECVRVPVSDLPSARLGDHFDRVAERIHGNHAGGTLVHCAVGMSRSPALVMAYLMRYRGVTLCQAHRWVQESRPYVRLNVGFWEQLLQYERRLYGKNTVRVAAVDDAPPRTPRLTRSVLPPQQNKWLTPVPRSPLVTRTPLMAHSQMMMPANKRRGGTKSSSIKV from the coding sequence ATGTCGGTCTCTCAGATCACCCCCACCCTGTTCCTCAGCGGGGCCGACGCCCCCCTCAACGCGGCGCTGGTGTCGCAGAAGGGCATCACCCTGATCGTCAACGCCACGCTCAGCCACGCCTGCCCCGCCTACCCAGGAGTGGAGTGCGTGCGGGTTCCCGTCTCCGACCTGCCCAGCGCCCGACTCGGAGACCACTTCGACCGGGTGGCTGAGCGTATCCATGGCAACCATGCAGGTGGCACTCTGGTGCACTGCGCCGTCGGTATGAGCCGCTCACCGGCGCTGGTGATGGCGTACCTGATGCGCTACAGAGGGGTGACGCTCTGCCAGGCGCACCGCTGGGTCCAGGAGAGCCGGCCCTACGTCAGGCTGAACGTCGGCTTCtgggagcagctgctgcagtacGAGAGACGGCTGTACGGAAAGAACAccgtcagagtggccgctgtGGATGACGCACCGCCAAGGACGCCGAGGCTGACCAGGTCGGTGCTGCCGCCACAGCAGAATAAGTGGTTAACGCCGGTACCCAGGTCACCTCTGGTGACCCGGACGCCACTGATGGCACACTCACAGATGATGATGCCAGCAAACAAGCGGAGAGGAGGAACCAAATCCAGCAGCATCAAAGTCTGA